A genome region from Longimicrobium sp. includes the following:
- a CDS encoding phosphotransferase family protein — MEAEAPAALDRASDVRPGEELDAGALAAYLRARLPGADGPVEVRQFPRGFSNLTYLVRVGEREMVLRRPPFGANVRGGHDMEREHRVLAGLHPVWPKAPRPLLYCADPEVVGAPFYLMERVPGVILRDRPPAGVALDADTMRGVCLALVDTLAELHAVDWRAAGLEGLGHPEGYVQRQVEGWAARWEKAKTDAVPEMDAAAAWLSAHRPPESGAALIHGDYKYDNLVLDPADLTRVRAVLDWEMATLGDPLMDLGTTLGYWSEPRDPPELKMFGLTHLPGNLDRQGVAERYAAATGRDVSGVVFYFVYGLFKVGVICQQIYARFRAGKTKDPRFAGLLHVVRACGRMAGVAIERGRVSG, encoded by the coding sequence ATGGAAGCAGAGGCCCCTGCCGCGCTCGACCGCGCGAGCGACGTGCGCCCCGGCGAGGAGCTGGACGCGGGCGCGCTGGCCGCGTACCTCCGCGCGCGCCTGCCGGGCGCGGACGGCCCGGTCGAGGTGCGGCAGTTCCCGCGCGGGTTCTCGAACCTCACCTACCTGGTGCGGGTGGGGGAGCGGGAGATGGTGCTGCGCCGCCCGCCCTTCGGCGCGAACGTGCGCGGCGGGCACGACATGGAGCGCGAGCACCGCGTGCTGGCGGGGCTGCACCCCGTGTGGCCGAAGGCGCCGCGCCCCCTCCTCTACTGCGCGGACCCGGAGGTGGTCGGCGCCCCGTTCTACCTGATGGAGCGCGTCCCCGGCGTGATCCTGCGCGACCGGCCGCCCGCGGGCGTGGCGCTGGACGCCGATACGATGCGCGGCGTCTGCCTGGCGCTGGTGGACACGCTGGCCGAGCTGCACGCGGTGGACTGGCGCGCGGCCGGGCTGGAGGGGCTCGGCCACCCGGAGGGCTACGTCCAGCGGCAGGTGGAGGGCTGGGCGGCGCGCTGGGAGAAGGCGAAGACCGACGCGGTGCCGGAGATGGACGCGGCCGCCGCCTGGCTCTCCGCGCACCGGCCGCCCGAGTCCGGCGCGGCGCTCATCCACGGCGACTACAAGTACGACAACCTGGTGCTGGACCCGGCGGACCTGACCCGCGTGCGCGCCGTGCTCGACTGGGAGATGGCCACCCTCGGCGACCCGCTGATGGACCTGGGCACCACGCTCGGCTACTGGAGCGAGCCCCGCGACCCGCCCGAGCTGAAGATGTTCGGCCTCACGCACCTCCCCGGCAACCTGGACCGCCAGGGTGTGGCCGAGCGCTACGCGGCGGCCACGGGGCGCGACGTGTCGGGCGTGGTCTTCTACTTCGTGTACGGCCTCTTCAAGGTGGGCGTCATCTGCCAGCAGATCTACGCCCGCTTCCGCGCCGGCAAGACGAAGGACCCCCGCTTCGCCGGCCTCCTCCACGTCGTGCGCGCCTGCGGGCGCATGGCGGGCGTGGCGATCGAGCGGGGTCGGGTGAGTGGGTGA
- a CDS encoding nuclease A inhibitor family protein translates to MPEPTAAPDPALRARLESAAGGLVYTSESDRPFEWFFLPGGAAGWPYGVDEFARRLGAAPGEKREERSLEHFLARHIETSDPYDVEAQRIRPRYEDLRRVLEASLGEVRVFRLGTMEVRCYAVGSDGRGNLAGLRTIAIET, encoded by the coding sequence ATGCCCGAGCCGACCGCCGCCCCCGACCCCGCCCTGCGCGCGCGCCTGGAGTCCGCCGCCGGGGGGCTGGTCTACACCAGCGAGTCCGACCGGCCGTTCGAGTGGTTCTTCCTCCCCGGCGGCGCGGCGGGGTGGCCGTACGGCGTGGACGAGTTCGCGCGGCGCCTCGGCGCGGCGCCGGGCGAGAAGCGGGAGGAGCGCTCGCTGGAGCACTTCCTGGCGCGCCACATCGAGACCAGCGACCCCTACGACGTCGAGGCCCAGCGCATCCGCCCCCGCTACGAGGACCTGCGCCGGGTGCTGGAGGCGAGCCTGGGAGAGGTCCGCGTCTTCCGCCTGGGCACCATGGAGGTGCGCTGCTACGCCGTCGGCAGCGACGGCCGCGGCAACCTGGCCGGCCTGCGCACCATCGCCATCGAGACCTGA
- a CDS encoding M48 family metalloprotease, translating into MAGRATFRGRAAACAAAAAVCALAAGCATNPVTGQRQLALISEAQEIQLGQQASQEVAQQLGLVENQALQQYVQRVGEELARGSERPNLPWTFRVVEDPTPNAFALPGGYIFVTRGMMDLMDSEAELAAVLGHEIGHVTARHSVTQLSRAQLAQLGLGLGSIFFPSAAQTFGGLAQTGMQLLFLRYGRDAERQADELGFRYALRESYDVGEMDDIFATLMRIGEASGRSQLPSWLASHPAEPERIRAAQARADTVTRRPLALRREEYLNRIDGLLYGENPRQGYFQNGVFLHPDLRFRIDFPQGWRTQNLPQSVNALAPQQDAVLQLTLAQGANAEDAARRFLSQQGIRPGQAQRQAINGNPAVVSYFQAQTQQGVITGMAGFIEYGGRTYQVLAFTPAQRFGQYEPAFRRVIGSFAAVSDPAVLNVRPNRVDVVRTTRSMTLAEFNRQYPSVIPLPELAILNQVENESSVLPAGLVKRVVRE; encoded by the coding sequence ATGGCCGGGAGAGCGACGTTTCGCGGGCGGGCGGCGGCGTGCGCGGCGGCGGCCGCGGTGTGCGCGCTGGCGGCGGGGTGCGCCACCAACCCGGTGACGGGGCAGCGGCAGCTCGCGCTGATCTCCGAGGCGCAGGAGATCCAGCTGGGGCAGCAGGCCTCGCAGGAGGTGGCGCAGCAGCTGGGGCTGGTGGAGAACCAGGCGCTCCAGCAGTACGTGCAGCGCGTGGGCGAGGAGCTGGCGCGCGGGTCGGAGCGCCCCAACCTCCCCTGGACCTTCCGCGTGGTCGAAGACCCCACCCCCAACGCCTTCGCGCTCCCCGGCGGGTACATCTTCGTCACCCGCGGGATGATGGACCTGATGGACTCCGAGGCCGAGCTGGCCGCGGTGCTGGGGCACGAGATCGGGCACGTCACCGCGCGCCACTCCGTCACCCAGCTCAGCCGCGCCCAGCTCGCGCAGCTCGGGCTGGGGCTGGGGTCCATCTTCTTCCCCAGCGCCGCCCAGACCTTCGGCGGGCTGGCGCAGACCGGGATGCAGCTCCTCTTCCTGCGCTACGGCCGCGACGCCGAGCGGCAGGCCGACGAGCTGGGCTTCCGCTACGCGCTCCGCGAGAGCTACGACGTGGGCGAGATGGACGACATCTTCGCCACCCTCATGCGCATCGGCGAGGCGTCGGGGCGGAGCCAGCTCCCGTCGTGGCTCGCCAGCCACCCGGCCGAGCCCGAGCGCATCCGCGCCGCCCAGGCGCGCGCCGACACGGTCACGCGCAGGCCGCTGGCGCTGCGGCGCGAGGAGTACCTGAACCGCATCGACGGGCTGCTCTACGGCGAGAACCCGCGGCAGGGCTACTTCCAGAACGGCGTGTTCCTGCACCCGGACCTGCGCTTCCGCATCGACTTCCCGCAGGGGTGGCGCACGCAGAACCTCCCGCAGTCGGTCAACGCGCTCGCCCCGCAGCAGGACGCCGTCCTCCAGCTCACCCTGGCGCAGGGCGCCAACGCCGAAGACGCCGCGCGCCGCTTCCTCTCGCAGCAGGGGATCCGCCCCGGGCAGGCGCAGCGCCAGGCGATCAACGGCAACCCGGCCGTGGTCTCGTACTTCCAGGCGCAGACCCAGCAGGGGGTGATCACGGGAATGGCCGGCTTCATCGAGTACGGCGGCCGCACGTACCAGGTGCTCGCCTTCACCCCGGCGCAGCGGTTCGGGCAGTACGAGCCCGCCTTCCGCCGGGTGATCGGCAGCTTCGCCGCGGTGAGCGACCCGGCGGTGCTGAACGTGCGCCCCAACCGGGTGGACGTGGTGCGCACCACGCGGTCGATGACGCTGGCCGAGTTCAACCGCCAGTATCCCTCGGTGATCCCGCTCCCCGAGCTGGCGATCCTGAACCAGGTGGAGAACGAGTCGTCCGTGCTCCCCGCCGGCCTCGTCAAGCGCGTGGTGCGCGAGTAG
- a CDS encoding PKD domain-containing protein: MRLNSFRAPVLGALALVLWSCTDAGITDPTLTAPAGPRRALTGNAGIVINEIMPNPAAVADEVGEWFEVFNAGDTDVNLQGWKIASANDAVHTISSSVPVPAGGYVVLARNGNTTVNGGVSAAYVYTVGTVTLNLNNSNTDWLALRDPSGVSVDSVHWGTSSPPTGASRGVVNPLLDNTLMSGTGANWATQTTAYNSVDKGTPGAQNNGAIPPPPPPPPVGALVINEILADPSAVLDADGEWFEVHNPGAAPVDVQGWTIASNNDAPHTIASSVVIPAGGYAVFGRNDDPGSNGGVTLAYSYATATTLNLSNTSDYLALRNASGATVDSVAYAVAPPRGASRALTSPTSDNTDVAGSGWFNSTTIFGAGDRGTPGAANNSVPPGEPGVPAAISISINFPQRVPVGYTKPAFATVRDGTGAVMSPPPALAWSSSNPAVATVDSLGYITGVSVGTTTIRATAPNGVVGQANFSVIDADATTPAIYRNHVEFGAPAGGPAGVLLNKRQFVTSYNPGRGGPNWVAWNLNGTQFGAAPRCDCFSADQTLPADVYHVVDFDYRNGGYDRGHMVQSESRTTTDQENASTFLLTNILPQAANNNQGPWAQLEIALNDMVRTGGKEVYVIAGGIYAASPATLKNEGKVAIPDYTWKVAVVVDAGEGLADVHSAADLQVIAVKMPNLLTTAAAIRNTPWQNFAVTVDQLEAETGYDLLASLPNQIEILVEANDRAPVAATDGPYNGLEGSAVTLDGSASSDPDGDALTYAWNFGDGTTGTGAKPTHTYADNGNYVVTLTVTDPAGAESTTTTSVTVFNVAPAVAAFPGASILAHQGYAATGSFGDPGADSWTATVDYGDGSGAQPLALDGNGFSLSHTYHAAGTYTVTVTVTDDEGAPGTRTATVVVTNVAPAVAAFAGATILPGETYSSAGSFADPGPDTWTATVDYGDGSGAQPLALDGKSFSLSHAYAAAGTYTVTVTVTDDGGLSGSRTATVTVLSAQQGIRELMSQVSALGPTLGSGNVVALTAILRNATASLNRGDTGAAMNQLQAFINQVEAYVLAGDLTPAQGEALTGYARRIVASLGG; this comes from the coding sequence ATGCGACTGAATTCCTTCCGCGCCCCCGTGCTCGGCGCGCTGGCGCTGGTGCTGTGGTCCTGCACCGACGCCGGCATCACCGACCCGACGCTCACCGCGCCGGCCGGCCCCCGCCGCGCCCTCACCGGCAACGCCGGGATCGTCATCAACGAGATCATGCCGAACCCTGCCGCCGTCGCCGACGAGGTGGGCGAGTGGTTCGAGGTCTTCAACGCCGGCGACACCGACGTCAACCTGCAGGGGTGGAAGATCGCCTCGGCCAACGACGCCGTGCACACCATCTCGTCCAGCGTGCCGGTTCCGGCCGGCGGCTACGTGGTGCTGGCCCGCAACGGCAACACCACCGTCAACGGCGGCGTGAGCGCGGCGTACGTGTACACGGTGGGCACCGTCACGCTCAACCTGAACAACAGCAACACCGACTGGCTGGCGCTGCGTGACCCGTCGGGCGTCTCGGTCGACTCGGTGCACTGGGGGACCAGCTCGCCCCCCACCGGCGCGTCGCGCGGCGTGGTCAACCCGCTGCTCGACAACACGCTGATGAGCGGCACCGGCGCCAACTGGGCCACGCAGACCACCGCCTACAACTCCGTCGACAAGGGCACCCCGGGAGCCCAGAACAACGGCGCCATCCCGCCGCCGCCTCCCCCGCCGCCCGTGGGCGCGCTGGTGATCAACGAGATCCTGGCCGACCCCAGCGCCGTGCTCGACGCCGACGGCGAGTGGTTCGAGGTGCACAACCCCGGCGCCGCGCCGGTCGACGTGCAGGGGTGGACGATCGCCTCCAACAACGACGCCCCGCACACCATCGCCAGCAGCGTGGTGATCCCCGCGGGCGGCTACGCGGTCTTCGGCCGCAACGACGACCCCGGCAGCAACGGCGGCGTGACCCTGGCGTACAGCTACGCCACGGCCACCACGCTCAACCTGTCGAACACCTCCGACTACCTGGCGCTGCGCAACGCCAGCGGCGCCACCGTCGACTCGGTGGCCTACGCCGTGGCGCCCCCGCGCGGGGCCTCGCGGGCGCTCACCAGCCCGACGTCGGACAACACCGACGTGGCCGGGAGCGGCTGGTTCAACTCGACCACGATCTTCGGCGCGGGCGACCGCGGCACGCCGGGCGCGGCCAACAACTCGGTGCCGCCGGGCGAGCCGGGAGTGCCGGCCGCCATCAGCATCTCCATCAACTTCCCGCAGCGGGTGCCGGTGGGCTACACCAAGCCCGCCTTCGCCACCGTGCGCGACGGCACCGGCGCCGTCATGTCTCCGCCGCCGGCGCTCGCCTGGAGCAGCAGCAACCCCGCCGTGGCCACGGTCGACTCGCTCGGCTACATCACGGGCGTGTCGGTGGGCACCACCACCATCCGCGCCACCGCGCCCAACGGCGTGGTCGGGCAGGCCAACTTCAGCGTGATCGACGCCGACGCCACCACGCCGGCCATCTACCGCAACCACGTGGAGTTCGGCGCCCCGGCGGGCGGGCCCGCGGGCGTCCTGCTCAACAAGCGCCAGTTCGTCACCTCGTACAACCCCGGGCGCGGCGGGCCCAACTGGGTGGCGTGGAACCTGAACGGCACGCAGTTCGGCGCGGCCCCGCGCTGCGACTGCTTCTCGGCCGACCAGACGCTGCCGGCCGACGTCTACCACGTGGTGGACTTCGACTACCGCAACGGCGGGTACGACCGCGGGCACATGGTGCAGTCGGAGAGCCGCACCACCACCGACCAGGAGAACGCCAGCACCTTCCTGCTGACGAACATCCTCCCCCAGGCGGCCAACAACAACCAGGGGCCGTGGGCGCAGCTCGAGATCGCGCTCAACGACATGGTGCGCACCGGCGGGAAGGAAGTGTACGTGATCGCGGGCGGCATCTACGCCGCGAGCCCCGCGACGCTCAAGAACGAGGGGAAGGTCGCCATCCCCGACTACACCTGGAAGGTCGCGGTGGTGGTGGACGCCGGCGAGGGCCTGGCCGACGTGCACTCGGCGGCCGACCTGCAGGTGATCGCGGTGAAGATGCCGAACCTGCTCACCACGGCCGCCGCCATCCGCAACACCCCGTGGCAGAACTTCGCGGTCACCGTCGACCAGCTCGAGGCCGAGACCGGCTACGACCTCCTGGCGAGCCTGCCGAACCAGATCGAGATCCTGGTGGAGGCCAACGACCGCGCGCCGGTGGCCGCCACCGACGGGCCGTACAACGGGCTGGAGGGCTCCGCCGTCACCCTGGACGGCTCGGCGTCGAGCGACCCCGACGGCGACGCGCTCACCTACGCGTGGAACTTCGGCGACGGCACCACGGGAACGGGCGCGAAGCCCACCCACACCTACGCCGACAACGGCAACTACGTGGTGACGCTGACGGTGACCGACCCGGCCGGCGCCGAGTCCACCACCACCACCTCGGTGACGGTGTTCAACGTGGCGCCCGCGGTGGCCGCCTTCCCCGGGGCCAGCATCCTGGCGCACCAGGGCTACGCCGCCACGGGGAGCTTCGGCGACCCCGGCGCCGACAGCTGGACGGCCACGGTGGACTACGGCGACGGCTCGGGCGCCCAGCCGCTCGCGCTCGACGGCAACGGCTTCTCGCTCAGCCACACCTACCACGCCGCGGGCACCTACACCGTGACGGTGACGGTGACCGACGACGAGGGCGCCCCCGGGACCCGCACCGCCACGGTGGTGGTGACCAACGTGGCGCCCGCGGTGGCCGCCTTCGCCGGAGCCACCATCCTGCCGGGCGAGACGTACTCCTCGGCGGGGAGCTTCGCCGACCCGGGCCCCGACACCTGGACGGCCACGGTGGACTACGGCGACGGCTCGGGCGCCCAGCCGCTCGCGCTCGACGGGAAGAGCTTCTCGCTGTCGCACGCCTACGCCGCCGCGGGCACCTACACGGTGACCGTGACGGTGACGGACGACGGCGGCCTGTCGGGGAGCCGCACCGCCACGGTGACGGTGCTCAGCGCGCAGCAGGGGATCCGCGAGCTGATGTCGCAGGTGAGCGCGCTGGGGCCCACGCTCGGCAGCGGCAACGTGGTGGCGCTCACCGCGATCCTGCGCAACGCGACGGCGTCGCTCAACCGCGGCGACACGGGCGCGGCGATGAACCAGCTGCAGGCGTTCATCAACCAGGTGGAGGCTTACGTGCTGGCCGGCGACCTCACGCCGGCCCAGGGCGAGGCGCTGACCGGCTACGCCCGCCGCATCGTCGCCAGCCTCGGCGGCTGA
- a CDS encoding response regulator: MTEPGRPLVLLVEDSDAVRAAFTILLEESGYAVAAAPTGAEAVRLAAERPPDLVLLDLGLPDMSGVDVARRLKSSPETAAVPVVALTGRDDDAERAALLAAGGAAYLVKPVDTQALLRALPGYIAAR; encoded by the coding sequence GTGACGGAGCCGGGCCGGCCGCTGGTGCTGCTGGTGGAGGACAGCGACGCCGTCCGCGCGGCGTTCACCATCCTGCTGGAAGAGAGCGGCTACGCGGTGGCCGCCGCCCCCACCGGCGCCGAGGCCGTGCGCCTGGCCGCCGAGCGCCCCCCCGACCTGGTGCTGCTGGACCTGGGCCTCCCCGACATGAGCGGGGTCGACGTGGCCCGCCGCCTCAAGTCCTCTCCCGAAACCGCCGCCGTCCCCGTGGTCGCCCTCACCGGCCGCGACGACGACGCCGAGCGCGCCGCCCTCCTGGCCGCCGGCGGCGCCGCCTACCTGGTCAAGCCCGTCGACACCCAGGCCCTCCTCCGCGCGCTGCCGGGGTACATCGCGGCGCGCTGA
- a CDS encoding PAS domain-containing protein yields MDTDESAGPRTTSGETTPTRRPVMTPALAEALFDASPFSSVLYDAEGRILAVNPAFERLWGVTLETAPPGYSVLTDPELERQGALPAVRRAFAGETVATPPVRYDISHVSTTGEGRTVWTQGYFYPVRDEVGRVAWVVLTHVDLTEQKRAEEALAQQEERLRLAQRAAGIGTFDWEVPTGRLTWTEEEERLFGLEPGTFEGTIEGWTARVLPEDEARMREAMAAAMARGEREMDFAFRIRRPDGEVRWIEGSAEFQYAEDGRPLRMVGVNVDVTERRRAEEALQRSEALLRQAERIAHIGSWEWDLETGALRWSEELYRIYGLDPATGEVTYERFLACVPLEDQETIRRAVERARADGRPFAFDHRIVRPDGAVRYLHGRGRVATDEQGRAVRLIGSGQDITERKEAEVALRRAKEEAEEASRAKSEFLAVMSHELRTPLNAIAGYAELMELGIYGPLTDGQRDGVRRIQESERHLLGLINEVLNYTRVEAGAVSYELEAVPVGEALQAARALVLPQVGARGLSLDVSPPAGDVAAWADRDKLQQVLLNLLSNAVKFTEPGGRITMDAEPSDDVVLVHVHDTGIGIAPEKVESIFEPFVQVGRALNRPTEGTGLGLAISRELARRMGGDLTARSEPGAGSTFTLRLPRHVAGTEHRGG; encoded by the coding sequence GTGGACACCGACGAAAGCGCAGGCCCGCGGACGACGAGCGGCGAGACGACGCCCACGCGGCGGCCGGTGATGACGCCGGCCCTGGCCGAGGCGCTCTTCGACGCGTCGCCGTTCAGCAGCGTGCTCTACGACGCCGAGGGGCGCATCCTGGCGGTGAACCCGGCGTTCGAGCGGCTCTGGGGGGTCACGCTCGAGACCGCCCCGCCGGGGTACTCGGTGCTCACCGACCCCGAGCTGGAGCGGCAGGGCGCGCTCCCCGCCGTGCGGCGCGCCTTCGCGGGCGAGACGGTGGCGACGCCGCCCGTGCGCTACGACATCTCGCACGTCTCCACCACCGGCGAGGGGCGCACCGTCTGGACGCAGGGCTACTTCTACCCGGTGCGCGACGAGGTTGGCCGGGTGGCCTGGGTGGTGCTCACCCACGTGGACCTCACCGAGCAGAAGCGGGCCGAGGAGGCGCTGGCCCAGCAGGAGGAGCGCCTGCGCCTGGCCCAGCGCGCGGCGGGGATCGGCACCTTCGACTGGGAGGTCCCCACCGGCCGCCTGACCTGGACCGAGGAGGAGGAGCGCCTCTTCGGCCTGGAGCCGGGCACCTTCGAGGGGACCATCGAGGGGTGGACGGCCCGGGTGCTCCCCGAGGACGAGGCCCGCATGCGCGAGGCGATGGCCGCGGCCATGGCGCGCGGCGAGCGGGAGATGGACTTCGCCTTCCGCATCCGCCGCCCCGACGGCGAGGTGCGCTGGATCGAGGGGAGCGCCGAGTTCCAGTACGCGGAAGACGGCCGGCCGCTGCGCATGGTGGGCGTGAACGTCGACGTCACCGAGCGCCGCCGCGCCGAGGAGGCCCTGCAGCGCAGCGAGGCGCTCCTGCGCCAGGCCGAGCGCATCGCCCACATCGGCAGCTGGGAGTGGGACCTGGAGACGGGCGCGCTGCGGTGGTCCGAGGAGCTGTACCGCATCTACGGGCTGGACCCCGCCACGGGCGAGGTCACCTACGAGCGCTTCCTGGCGTGCGTCCCCCTGGAAGACCAGGAGACGATCCGCCGCGCGGTGGAGCGGGCGCGCGCCGACGGGCGCCCCTTCGCCTTCGACCACCGCATCGTGCGCCCCGACGGCGCCGTGCGCTACCTGCACGGGCGCGGGCGCGTGGCCACCGACGAGCAGGGGCGCGCGGTGCGGCTGATCGGCAGCGGGCAGGACATCACCGAGCGCAAGGAGGCGGAAGTAGCGCTGCGGCGCGCCAAGGAGGAGGCCGAGGAGGCCAGCCGCGCCAAGAGCGAGTTCCTGGCGGTGATGAGCCACGAGCTGCGCACGCCCCTGAACGCCATCGCCGGCTACGCGGAGCTGATGGAGCTGGGGATCTACGGGCCGCTCACCGACGGCCAGCGCGACGGCGTCCGCCGCATCCAGGAGAGCGAGCGCCACCTGCTGGGGCTGATCAACGAGGTGCTGAACTACACGCGCGTGGAGGCGGGGGCCGTCTCCTACGAGCTGGAGGCGGTGCCGGTGGGGGAGGCGCTGCAGGCCGCGCGGGCGCTGGTGCTCCCTCAGGTGGGCGCGCGGGGGCTCTCGCTCGACGTCTCGCCGCCCGCGGGCGACGTGGCGGCGTGGGCCGACCGCGACAAGCTGCAGCAGGTGCTGCTGAACCTCCTTTCCAACGCGGTGAAGTTCACCGAGCCCGGCGGGCGGATCACGATGGACGCGGAACCCTCGGACGACGTGGTGCTGGTCCACGTGCACGACACGGGGATCGGCATCGCGCCGGAGAAGGTGGAGAGCATCTTCGAGCCGTTCGTGCAGGTGGGCCGCGCGCTCAACCGCCCCACCGAGGGCACGGGCTTAGGGCTCGCCATCAGCCGCGAGCTGGCGCGCCGCATGGGCGGCGACCTCACCGCCCGGAGCGAGCCCGGCGCCGGCTCGACGTTCACGCTGCGCCTGCCGCGGCATGTAGCGGGAACCGAGCACCGGGGCGGTTGA
- a CDS encoding HAMP domain-containing sensor histidine kinase, translated as MSDLRLWVQGGREAEARLREVLVREGFRVVEPPKAEPAGAPSLVVEPEGAPVSGAPSSREVGRRIEELERNILELRNLDVAKSQFLTNVSHELRTPLTAIVTYGEVLRDGLLGEITPRQRDAIESMIGSCRQLLGMIEEILTYARTNAQAINLQPSEFAIGEVVRSVHEMNASLIERKGLGFAADLDPGLPLVRADRDKVAHVLGNLLGNAIDFTPDGGSVHVVARRSPGGQGWLEVGVEDTGIGIDPAHHELIFQEFAQVDASRARIHHGTGLGLAIARQFVRLHGGRIWVESELGRGSRFYFTLPTVEVNGGAGEPAGAEVAAEAGEPA; from the coding sequence ATGTCCGACCTTCGACTTTGGGTACAGGGCGGCCGGGAGGCCGAGGCCCGGCTCCGCGAGGTGCTGGTGCGGGAAGGCTTCCGGGTGGTGGAGCCGCCGAAGGCGGAGCCGGCCGGCGCACCCTCCCTGGTGGTCGAGCCCGAGGGCGCACCCGTGTCGGGCGCGCCCTCTTCGCGCGAGGTGGGGCGGCGCATCGAGGAGCTGGAGCGCAACATCCTGGAGCTGCGCAACCTCGACGTCGCAAAGAGCCAGTTCCTCACCAACGTCTCCCACGAGCTGCGCACCCCGCTCACGGCAATCGTCACCTACGGCGAGGTGCTGCGCGACGGGCTGCTGGGCGAGATCACCCCGCGCCAGAGGGACGCCATCGAGTCGATGATCGGCTCGTGCCGGCAGCTGCTGGGGATGATCGAGGAGATCCTCACCTACGCCCGCACCAACGCCCAGGCCATCAACCTGCAGCCCTCCGAGTTCGCCATCGGCGAGGTGGTGCGCTCGGTGCACGAGATGAACGCCTCGCTGATCGAGCGCAAGGGCCTGGGCTTCGCCGCCGACCTCGACCCCGGGCTGCCGCTCGTGCGCGCCGACCGCGACAAGGTGGCGCACGTGCTGGGCAACCTGCTGGGCAACGCCATCGACTTCACCCCCGACGGCGGCAGCGTGCACGTGGTGGCCCGCCGCTCGCCGGGCGGCCAGGGGTGGCTGGAGGTGGGGGTGGAGGACACGGGGATCGGCATCGACCCCGCGCACCACGAGCTGATCTTCCAGGAGTTCGCCCAGGTGGACGCCAGCCGCGCCCGCATCCACCACGGCACCGGGCTGGGCCTCGCCATCGCGCGGCAGTTCGTGCGGCTGCACGGCGGGCGGATCTGGGTGGAGAGCGAGCTGGGCCGGGGGAGCCGCTTCTACTTCACGCTCCCCACCGTGGAGGTGAACGGCGGCGCGGGCGAGCCGGCCGGCGCCGAGGTGGCCGCGGAGGCGGGCGAGCCGGCGTGA